A window of Poecilia reticulata strain Guanapo linkage group LG7, Guppy_female_1.0+MT, whole genome shotgun sequence genomic DNA:
aggacaaacgaccacacacacacacataggggcaatttggagaggccaattaacctgacagtcatgtttttggactgtgggaggaagctggagtacccggagaaaacccacgcatgcacagggagaacatgcaaactccatgcagggagaccggggccgggaattgaacccagaaccttcttgctgcaaggcaacagctctaccaactgcgccactgtgcagccctaaataAATCCTAATCCTGAGAAAATTACTCAAATATCCTTATTCTTACCTGATTGTGTAAACCTACATAATAATAGACAGATCATCTTTCAGATTAATTTCTTTGATAGATTAGGAGGCTGACTGATTTATGGAGATGAATAGTTTAATATGACGATGCCACATCAGACATGATGGCTTAAAATAACTCACTCTGTGTTGCAAAGGTCAAGAAAATTTATTACAAGCTTTCATTACAAACACTCATCATTGATTCCACACCTTAAATAACCCACAAAAAACCTGAGTGctcaaagtattttgtttttaaagtagtCTTCAAACTCTCTATCAAAGAGGAGATTGCCTAATTAGATTGATGTCGTATATAGATATAATCTGTTACAACTGGAtatgttttagattaatttgCATTAATAACTGTGTTACTTTAGTCAGCAAActgaatacaaaaatataatattaacacttttttccTAGTTTCCAAAAACAATCCGATTGTGAAAAGTCCATAATTTAATAACCCTGAGTAACATTTGGTGCAGGCAGTTCCTCTCAGAGGTTCCTTGGGTTCTTCTTTTATCAAGAAGCAAAGTTGCACACAAAGAATGTTCTGTTGACTTTGTCTAACAACACACAAAACGTTGTTGCAGACCGAGGACTTTCAAATGTACCATAAGTCCTTCATTCACCACAAGCCAAGCGTGCTGACTTCGCACTTTCAGTTGTAAATGTCTGTAACGAgggtcaaaaatgttttagagtaTCGGAAACGTGAAAAAGCCATAAAGACATCTGGTAGATGCTACATGTTTTCAGGAGAGGTGGGAACCGGGTGGgcaattagaaaacaaacatcagtcaGGAATAACAAAATGAACGCCAGCTTAAGGTGTGTGTTGGTCCTAATATAGCCCACTGAGGCATGGACCCCTGAAGGTGTGTCGTGGTACCACAATGTTATTAGTAGACAGTACACGTTGTGAGGTGCGGGCTCCATGGACAATTTGAAGTCAACACCTCATCTTGTTGTGCTTTTCTGTACATGGTCTGTGACAGTTGTTaagtggatggatgaatggttgGATGGCAGGACAAAATGTTCCCCACCAGAACATTCCCCAAACCACCACACAGAAGTTCCCTACGTAAGCCGTCCACATGATGGAAATTGAGAGGTGATTCATCAGAGCAGGGCATCATCTTCCTTTTGTTCCTCTGTAGTCACACGACTGTTGTTAGCACcttgttttgtctcttttagGTTCTTCGGATGTAAtaacttatttaaatttaacGATGATGCTGATGAAATTTTTCAGAAGGCATTTGATCATAAATGTCTCATTTACAGTACAGGCTATTGGCTTCTTATTTTGTATTCAGTTACCATAAAGCTTTTCACCAAGCATACATTGGTAAGATCCCCAAGAAAAAAGAAGCGTCTTTAAAACTACAGCTCAAGGACACACACAGCAGTGCAAAAGCAAAAGACTCTGATTCAACAGGCTTGAGATGTAGAAAGTCTAAGGATGTTTAAATCCAAATATCATTAGGAATAACATAATTATGTGTCCAAGATGCCAAAAATTGTTTAGAAATATCCTGACCTTCCAGTGGATCACAGTTTCTGTTGCAGCCAAAGTTCAAATCCATTCATGCTATTTGTCAGATGCTCGCTCCCAAAGTTGTTTAGCACCGGCTTTCTCTCATGTTACAGAAATCAGAGTCACCGTTATctcactgttttatttattttgtgcgTGGCCATATCACAGTGAAATTTTATCTGGCTGACTCAGCGTTTGCTGGAGGATTTTTTGGACCCCTTGGATTGCTTATCATCTTCTTTCTCCTGCTCttgtcttttcttctctctctttttctcctccttggCCTCCTTGTACTTCCAGATGGGCGGCTCCAGGTAGCCCTTctgcctcttcttctttttctccttttttggtGTGGGCTCCCCAGATTTTGTCACTTCGATCTTAGGAATGCAGCCCGAGGGGAATATGCTGTTCCTGTGTGCCATGCTGCGGGGGATGAAACTTCTCATGCCGCCTGATGGCATGCTCTCCCTGCGCTCTGCCTCCTGGCAGCAGGATGTCAGAGAGACAGAGGTGGCGGACAAAGCTGTTGGAGACGCTGAAGTGATGGATCCGTTGCTGTGGGACACAGtgctctcctccagctccttcctgCTGTGCTTTTCAAGCAGTTCTGGTACGGCGTACCGTCTCTTGCCGATCTCAGGGGGACTAGTGGGGCAAAGCGGCCGGGAACCGGTAACTACCAGCGGGCTGTGAATGCTCGTAGTTATCCGAACCATATGATCCATAACCCCGTTGTCTTGGGGGTCATGAGGGAAGCTGAAAGAAAGGCTTTCATTTAAGCGCTGTCTCAACTTCTGACTGGTTGACTTTGGTGCAGTGGTCTTTTCCACCAGCTGTTTCAGTTCAGGCCACTCGGGTTTGTAGCTTTCACAGAACTGCCCGGCAACAGGGTGAGCCTGCAGGCGCCGTATCCTGTTCAGTGTCTCAAACCGTCCTGTCCGAAGGATCCAGTCCTTAAGCCCTCTGCCTTGGACCAGGTCCACAGCATGCATGTCTGCACCTGTGCaacaaaaaggaaggaaaacaatggaaagctgtaaaaacagcaacatgaaaaCGGGTCTATAGGATGTACTGAAACTAAACAGCTTCCATCAGTATAACAACACCACCATGTGGTTGTTTTAGTCGTGCAAATTGCTGTGTGGCATAACTTCACTTGGAACAAATCAGGTAATCTCATTGTATGGGGTTAGTTGGTATACAAGGGCTTGAGAAATGAGTCACAGCCTCTTAAGCTTTGCCGTAATTTCTCAGTTTATATCTCAAAATGGATAAAGTAGtagttttactttcttaaaacCTTAAAAGATGCAGTgtccatttgtattcagtcttCCTCCAGTCAGTACTTTGCAGAGCAGCACTTTGGTTCGATCACTGATGCAAGTCATGGATT
This region includes:
- the ankrd33aa gene encoding ankyrin repeat domain-containing protein 33B; this translates as MAAAADDPHLGPGPSNDEEILLDDSDSGSILSDDSVLPDYDQDTVYREPPKTLYEACARNDPVSLSSILERGVTKEEAMELDINGRNGLMLAVSKGFVDIVTLLHKCPFIDINHQDNDGNTALMIAAQAGFITILNYILNYYPCVETELRDPRGFTALIKAGLQGREDCVTALLMHGADMHAVDLVQGRGLKDWILRTGRFETLNRIRRLQAHPVAGQFCESYKPEWPELKQLVEKTTAPKSTSQKLRQRLNESLSFSFPHDPQDNGVMDHMVRITTSIHSPLVVTGSRPLCPTSPPEIGKRRYAVPELLEKHSRKELEESTVSHSNGSITSASPTALSATSVSLTSCCQEAERRESMPSGGMRSFIPRSMAHRNSIFPSGCIPKIEVTKSGEPTPKKEKKKKRQKGYLEPPIWKYKEAKEEKKREKKRQEQEKEDDKQSKGSKKSSSKR